In Mariluticola halotolerans, one DNA window encodes the following:
- a CDS encoding ABC transporter ATP-binding protein — MAGLTLKNVRKSYGAVEIIKGIDLEVKDGEFIVFVGPSGCGKSTLLRMIAGLEEISDGELRIGDTLCNDIPAKARGIAMVFQSYALYPHKSVRENMSFGLKIARRPKEEIAQKVQEAAEILHIEHLLDRRPSQLSGGQRQRVAIGRAIVRDPEVFLFDEPLSNLDAALRVHMRMELAKLHADLGTTMAYVTHDQIEAMTLADRIVVLEAGVARQVGTPLELYHLPDNVFVAGFIGSPKMNLLDAHITALTDNTVTVDAAGLGPVTVPVRPHADSKVGDAATFGVRPEHILSSDKAESFLCKVEVAENIGDHAMLRLNAPEGAVLMAAASADRLWRAGDDYQIGFEEASLHLFDQNGNAFERTRRPSVLAQVTASEKH, encoded by the coding sequence ATGGCGGGCCTAACGCTCAAAAACGTGCGCAAAAGCTATGGTGCGGTTGAAATCATCAAGGGCATCGACCTTGAGGTGAAGGATGGCGAGTTCATCGTCTTCGTGGGCCCATCAGGGTGTGGCAAGTCCACATTGCTGCGGATGATTGCGGGACTGGAAGAAATCTCGGATGGCGAATTGCGGATCGGCGATACGCTTTGCAACGACATCCCCGCCAAGGCCCGCGGCATTGCGATGGTGTTTCAGTCCTATGCGCTTTACCCGCATAAATCTGTGCGCGAGAACATGAGCTTCGGGTTGAAGATCGCCCGCAGGCCGAAGGAAGAGATCGCGCAAAAGGTTCAGGAAGCGGCCGAGATCCTGCATATCGAACACCTGCTCGACCGGCGCCCCTCGCAATTGTCCGGTGGCCAGCGTCAGCGGGTTGCCATTGGCCGCGCCATTGTGCGTGACCCGGAAGTCTTTTTGTTCGACGAGCCGCTGTCCAATCTCGATGCGGCGCTGCGCGTTCACATGCGCATGGAACTGGCCAAGCTGCATGCCGATCTTGGCACGACCATGGCCTATGTGACCCATGACCAGATCGAGGCGATGACCCTGGCCGACCGGATCGTTGTGCTGGAGGCCGGGGTTGCCCGGCAGGTTGGCACCCCGCTCGAACTCTACCATCTGCCCGACAATGTGTTTGTCGCCGGCTTTATCGGCTCACCCAAGATGAACCTGCTGGACGCTCATATTACGGCCTTGACCGATAATACCGTGACGGTGGATGCGGCGGGTCTGGGGCCGGTCACGGTGCCGGTGCGCCCCCATGCGGACAGCAAGGTTGGCGACGCGGCGACCTTTGGCGTGCGGCCCGAGCACATTTTGAGCAGTGACAAGGCAGAGAGCTTTTTATGCAAGGTCGAGGTGGCCGAAAATATCGGGGACCACGCCATGCTGCGCCTTAACGCGCCGGAAGGTGCCGTGCTGATGGCGGCGGCCAGCGCGGACCGGCTGTGGCGGGCCGGCGACGATTACCAGATCGGCTTTGAGGAAGCGTCGCTGCATCTGTTCGACCAGAATGGCAATGCCTTTGAACGGACACGCCGTCCCAGCGTTCTCGCGCAAGTGACCGCGTCCGAAAAGCACTGA
- a CDS encoding formylglycine-generating enzyme family protein: MSCCTPSRRTIAAHQAGADARVDMAGYETTGAPERAYFAATRTFVGTDNPQIAADGEGPRRVVTLKAFALEIQPVTNARFAAFVAETGYITEAERFGWSAVFRGLMQDPPPPSETATPWWVKGDGAFWAAPEGPGSAIADRLDHPVVHVSFADARAFAQWCGGRLPSEAEWEHAARGGLDDPRFPWGDTEPDDTQPLCNIWQGNFPHTNTMTDGYFGTSPVTAFAPNGAGLYGMAGNVWEWTADAFRVRSLSRAAKRRNAEARAGNEKVCKGGSFLCHKSYCYRYRIAARTALTADSSASNNGFRIAYDG, from the coding sequence TTGAGTTGCTGCACGCCTTCGCGGCGCACAATTGCCGCGCATCAAGCCGGTGCCGATGCGCGCGTGGATATGGCCGGTTATGAGACAACCGGCGCGCCTGAGCGGGCGTATTTTGCCGCAACCCGCACTTTTGTCGGCACGGATAATCCGCAAATTGCCGCTGATGGCGAGGGGCCGCGCCGGGTGGTGACCCTGAAGGCTTTCGCGCTGGAAATCCAGCCGGTGACCAATGCGCGTTTCGCCGCTTTCGTGGCAGAAACGGGCTATATTACAGAAGCGGAACGGTTTGGCTGGTCGGCGGTTTTCAGGGGCCTGATGCAGGATCCGCCACCCCCCTCAGAGACGGCGACCCCCTGGTGGGTCAAGGGCGATGGGGCGTTCTGGGCCGCGCCCGAGGGACCGGGCAGTGCGATCGCGGATCGCCTTGATCATCCGGTGGTGCACGTCTCCTTTGCCGACGCGCGCGCCTTTGCCCAATGGTGCGGCGGGCGGCTGCCCAGCGAAGCTGAATGGGAGCACGCCGCGCGCGGCGGGCTTGATGATCCGCGCTTTCCATGGGGCGACACCGAGCCCGATGACACGCAGCCCCTATGCAATATCTGGCAGGGCAATTTCCCCCATACCAACACAATGACCGATGGCTATTTCGGTACCAGTCCCGTTACAGCTTTCGCGCCCAATGGGGCCGGGCTTTACGGGATGGCCGGCAATGTGTGGGAATGGACGGCCGATGCTTTCCGCGTGCGCTCACTGTCCCGGGCGGCGAAAAGGCGCAATGCCGAGGCGCGGGCGGGCAATGAGAAAGTGTGCAAAGGCGGCTCGTTTCTGTGCCACAAATCCTATTGCTACCGCTACCGCATTGCCGCACGCACGGCGCTCACAGCTGATTCATCGGCAAGCAATAACGGGTTCCGCATCGCTTATGATGGCTGA
- a CDS encoding TRAP transporter large permease — MILLAVVLGWLFLVLLNVPIGLAMIFVSMAYSYWSGLGLSFATQRMVDSLNSFPLLAVPLFILTAEILNSAGITKQLFGFARALVGHITGGLGHVNVMASLFFSGMSGSAMADAGGLGKMEIEAMREAGYDDDFSGPITATSSMIGPLIPPSITMVLYGVIANTSIGKLFLGGVIPGVMCAGALMIMVYIVAKRRNYPRDPVQSPRQIFKLFIKSLPALLTPVVIVGGIFSGYFSPTEAAAITVLYAIMIDLLFYRELTIRRLWDAIYGTVVTTSGIATIIAGVGLLGWVLAREQAPQQIAQMFLTIADGPISFLIAVNLMIFVLGAFIESLVILLIVVPILVPLAMGFGIDPVHFGIIVVLNLMISIQTPPMGMALFIVSQVGNIPFQKLAVDVLPWLIPPIIVLILVCVFPILSTGLPSLMN; from the coding sequence ATGATTCTTCTGGCAGTTGTTCTGGGCTGGCTGTTTCTCGTCCTGCTTAATGTCCCCATCGGGCTGGCAATGATTTTCGTCTCGATGGCCTATTCCTACTGGTCGGGCCTGGGGTTGAGTTTTGCCACCCAGCGCATGGTGGATTCGCTCAACAGCTTTCCCCTGCTGGCCGTGCCACTGTTCATCCTCACCGCCGAAATTCTCAATTCGGCCGGCATTACCAAACAGCTTTTTGGTTTTGCCCGGGCGCTTGTCGGCCATATTACCGGCGGGCTTGGCCATGTGAATGTCATGGCGTCGCTGTTTTTCTCCGGCATGTCCGGTTCGGCCATGGCCGATGCGGGCGGCTTGGGCAAGATGGAAATCGAGGCCATGCGTGAGGCCGGCTATGATGATGATTTCTCCGGTCCCATCACCGCAACCTCCTCGATGATCGGCCCCCTTATTCCCCCCTCCATCACCATGGTGCTTTACGGGGTCATCGCCAATACCTCGATCGGCAAGCTGTTTCTGGGCGGGGTCATCCCCGGCGTCATGTGCGCCGGCGCTTTGATGATCATGGTCTATATCGTTGCCAAGCGCCGCAATTATCCGCGCGACCCGGTCCAGTCACCGCGCCAGATCTTCAAACTATTCATCAAATCCCTGCCCGCACTCCTGACCCCCGTTGTTATCGTGGGCGGCATTTTCTCGGGCTATTTTTCCCCAACGGAAGCCGCCGCCATCACCGTGCTCTATGCGATCATGATTGATCTGCTCTTCTATCGGGAACTGACAATCCGTCGCCTGTGGGATGCCATTTACGGCACGGTCGTCACCACCTCCGGCATCGCCACGATCATCGCCGGTGTCGGGCTGCTGGGCTGGGTTCTGGCCCGTGAACAGGCACCCCAGCAGATTGCGCAAATGTTTCTCACGATTGCCGATGGTCCGATCAGCTTCCTGATCGCGGTCAACCTGATGATCTTTGTGCTTGGGGCTTTCATTGAATCCCTGGTGATCCTTTTGATCGTGGTGCCAATTCTGGTGCCGCTGGCCATGGGCTTTGGCATTGATCCGGTGCATTTCGGCATTATCGTTGTGCTCAACCTGATGATTTCGATCCAGACACCGCCCATGGGCATGGCCCTGTTCATCGTCTCCCAGGTCGGCAATATTCCCTTCCAGAAACTGGCGGTGGATGTGCTGCCCTGGCTGATCCCGCCGATCATTGTCCTGATCCTGGTCTGCGTCTTCCCGATTCTCTCCACCGGTCTGCCATCCCTGATGAACTGA
- a CDS encoding TRAP transporter small permease, whose protein sequence is MFKNYALEASIGCVLFIALFAVVLLQVFGRTGLFVGVVWTEETARWLWVWMALIGIGAVERNQSHLRMGLLTAILPQGFQRGLNIFFDLVYLGIACHLVWIAYKSVLRTWNNESVSLPTTDALLYASALVAFVLIVHRIIRRLVATLRNADIEPEAKP, encoded by the coding sequence TTGTTCAAGAATTACGCCCTTGAAGCCAGTATTGGCTGTGTGCTTTTCATCGCCCTGTTTGCCGTTGTCCTGCTGCAGGTCTTCGGGCGGACCGGGCTTTTTGTGGGCGTGGTGTGGACTGAGGAGACGGCCCGCTGGCTATGGGTCTGGATGGCCTTGATCGGCATCGGTGCGGTGGAGCGCAATCAGAGCCATTTGCGCATGGGGCTTTTGACGGCAATTCTCCCGCAAGGTTTTCAGCGCGGCCTGAACATATTCTTCGATCTGGTTTATCTCGGCATTGCCTGCCACCTGGTCTGGATCGCCTATAAATCCGTCCTGCGCACCTGGAACAATGAATCGGTCTCCCTGCCGACAACCGATGCCCTGCTTTACGCCTCCGCGCTGGTGGCCTTTGTTCTTATCGTTCACCGCATCATACGCCGCCTTGTCGCAACGCTCCGCAATGCCGACATTGAGCCGGAGGCCAAACCATGA
- a CDS encoding sialic acid TRAP transporter substrate-binding protein SiaP, which translates to MTIHAKLLVGVATLALMTGAVQARELTIGLQDNEVSTTFMGVSAISEKLEELSDGEFKLKIFPSATLGDFKAMVAQVQAGELDMVVTGYPDMSYTIPELKLVGAPYVVDSFEHLEEIVAGPWGQEMAEKMKEQGLTSLDVWYQGTRQTTANRAINSIEDMKGLRLRTPNVPFLIAYAENVGAVPAPVAFQEVYLALQTNQVDGEENPLPTIEAMKFYEVQDYIALTNHFISSASIKIGNDVWDSLSDEEKGWLETATKHGGDVTDGLTFKAEADLISTFKERGLTITEPDTAPFRAAMKPYYDELEAEFGEGVIARVRGE; encoded by the coding sequence ATGACTATTCATGCCAAACTGCTGGTGGGTGTTGCCACCCTGGCGCTGATGACGGGGGCCGTTCAGGCCCGGGAGCTGACCATTGGCCTGCAGGACAATGAGGTCTCGACAACCTTTATGGGTGTGTCCGCCATTTCCGAGAAGCTTGAAGAGCTCTCCGATGGTGAATTCAAGCTCAAGATTTTCCCCTCCGCGACCCTGGGTGATTTCAAGGCCATGGTGGCGCAGGTGCAGGCAGGCGAGCTGGACATGGTTGTCACCGGCTATCCTGACATGTCCTACACCATTCCCGAGCTGAAACTGGTCGGCGCCCCCTATGTCGTTGACAGCTTCGAGCATCTCGAGGAAATCGTTGCCGGCCCATGGGGCCAGGAAATGGCCGAAAAGATGAAAGAGCAGGGGCTGACCTCGCTTGATGTCTGGTATCAGGGCACGCGCCAGACCACGGCCAACCGCGCCATCAATTCCATTGAGGACATGAAGGGCCTGCGCCTGCGCACCCCCAACGTGCCCTTCCTGATTGCCTATGCGGAAAATGTCGGCGCCGTGCCCGCGCCGGTGGCCTTCCAGGAAGTCTATCTCGCGCTGCAGACCAATCAGGTCGATGGCGAAGAGAACCCGCTGCCCACAATCGAGGCGATGAAATTCTACGAAGTGCAGGATTATATCGCGCTGACAAACCATTTCATCAGCTCCGCCTCGATCAAGATCGGCAATGATGTCTGGGATTCGCTCAGCGATGAGGAAAAAGGCTGGCTCGAGACCGCCACCAAGCATGGCGGCGATGTCACTGACGGGCTGACTTTCAAGGCCGAGGCCGATCTGATCTCGACCTTCAAGGAACGGGGCCTGACCATCACAGAGCCCGATACCGCTCCCTTCCGGGCTGCCATGAAACCCTATTATGACGAACTGGAAGCCGAATTCGGTGAAGGTGTCATCGCGCGGGTTCGCGGCGAATAA
- a CDS encoding FadR/GntR family transcriptional regulator, with product MSDGKQKRASDVIADALIEEIRGGVIHDDAPLPTERELCERFEASRPTVREALAQLQMRGFAVLGAGKRPRAARPSLAGILRGAGNHIRETLGDDESSAHLEQMRQFIETGAVRQAARRANNIQIKQLQTALERNYQAIGTDAFSETDHAFHRILVSVVANPVLLTLHDMFVSELLSQRPVAPDRAAHDRRSYDEHRRIYQAILDGDAAAATEVMDQHLERSYRSRLKAPRSLVAEPDAHTVS from the coding sequence ATGAGTGACGGAAAGCAGAAGCGCGCTTCTGATGTGATTGCTGATGCCCTGATTGAGGAAATCCGGGGCGGAGTGATACACGATGACGCGCCGCTGCCCACAGAGCGGGAATTGTGTGAACGGTTCGAGGCCTCAAGGCCAACCGTGCGCGAAGCGCTGGCCCAATTGCAGATGCGCGGATTTGCCGTTCTGGGTGCAGGCAAGCGCCCCCGGGCTGCAAGGCCTTCCCTTGCGGGCATTCTGCGGGGAGCGGGCAATCACATCCGCGAGACCCTCGGCGATGACGAGAGCAGCGCCCATCTTGAGCAGATGCGCCAGTTTATCGAGACCGGCGCTGTCCGCCAGGCCGCGCGGCGGGCCAACAATATACAGATCAAGCAGCTGCAAACGGCGCTGGAGCGGAACTATCAGGCCATCGGCACCGATGCATTCTCGGAAACAGATCATGCATTTCACCGGATTCTCGTCTCGGTAGTTGCCAACCCGGTTCTGTTGACACTGCACGACATGTTTGTCTCGGAACTGCTCTCCCAGCGCCCTGTTGCCCCGGACCGGGCGGCGCATGACCGCCGGTCCTATGACGAACACCGACGCATATACCAGGCAATTTTGGATGGTGATGCCGCCGCCGCCACAGAGGTCATGGACCAGCATTTGGAGCGCTCTTATCGTTCGCGCCTCAAGGCTCCCAGATCGCTTGTGGCCGAGCCGGACGCGCACACTGTCTCCTGA
- a CDS encoding dihydrodipicolinate synthase family protein, whose translation MKEPFSGMYAALMSAMDDAGNLDLNRQRDLTDYVLKQGLRGLYVGGSSGESGLLETAALLEQQGVVAECARGTDHKLIAHVGVPALADSITLAKSAKKNGYDALSALPPHSYPFSDAEIYGYYQELAAATDLPLIVYEIPFRTGRPLPLDLLVRILDLPNVAGIKFTSNDLFKLSQLRRRRPEKLYFFGSDEIFLGAASLGADGGIGTTYNLFGKLYAALFAAVTAKDLARAQPLQTISQEYVEILMETGVLPGMKASFRLLGIECGPTRAPMAAKVPDVEARLKPFLARDDVKPWLSV comes from the coding sequence ATGAAAGAGCCATTTTCAGGAATGTATGCAGCGCTGATGAGCGCAATGGATGACGCGGGCAATCTGGACCTGAACCGGCAGCGCGACCTGACAGACTATGTGCTCAAGCAGGGGCTGCGGGGATTATATGTTGGCGGCAGCAGCGGCGAATCCGGCCTGCTGGAAACGGCGGCCCTTTTGGAGCAGCAAGGCGTGGTTGCTGAATGTGCACGGGGCACGGACCACAAGCTGATCGCCCATGTCGGCGTGCCGGCGCTGGCCGATTCCATTACCCTTGCAAAAAGCGCCAAAAAGAACGGCTATGATGCCCTTTCGGCCTTGCCGCCCCATTCCTACCCGTTCTCTGACGCGGAAATTTACGGCTATTATCAAGAGCTTGCCGCGGCCACGGACTTACCCTTGATCGTTTACGAGATACCGTTCCGCACGGGCCGCCCATTGCCGCTCGACCTGCTTGTGCGCATCCTCGACCTGCCCAATGTCGCGGGGATCAAGTTCACCTCCAACGATTTGTTCAAGCTCTCGCAATTGCGCCGCCGGCGCCCGGAAAAACTGTACTTTTTCGGCTCCGACGAGATCTTTCTCGGCGCGGCATCGCTCGGGGCAGATGGCGGCATCGGCACCACATATAATCTGTTCGGCAAGCTTTACGCGGCGCTGTTTGCCGCCGTGACAGCCAAGGATCTGGCCAGGGCGCAGCCCTTGCAGACGATCTCCCAGGAATATGTTGAAATTCTCATGGAGACCGGCGTGCTGCCCGGCATGAAAGCCTCGTTCCGGCTGCTCGGCATTGAATGTGGCCCCACCCGTGCGCCGATGGCCGCCAAGGTGCCGGATGTCGAGGCGCGCCTTAAACCCTTCCTTGCACGCGACGACGTCAAGCCATGGCTCTCTGTCTGA
- a CDS encoding SDR family oxidoreductase produces the protein MTDLPDLFRLDGKTALVTGGASFLGFDIASALAEAGCAVCVTSRDLAKAEAAAARLAAAHGVKTIGLSLDVRDDASIARMADQAAAALGGIDILVNNSGGGAGKSLSVLTARDIADIRDVIDTNLTGTILVTRCVVPGMIARGTGKIINLGSIAGLVGRDRRIYEGAGMKGQPVDYAAAKAGIIGLTRDLAGWLSPQGINVNTISPGGFGPRDLPADFVAGYGDKTPLGRMGRDGMDIKGAALFLASAASDYVTGHNLVVDGGFSNWK, from the coding sequence ATGACCGATCTCCCTGACCTGTTCCGTCTTGATGGCAAAACCGCGCTGGTGACCGGAGGCGCAAGCTTTCTTGGTTTTGACATTGCATCGGCGCTGGCCGAGGCGGGCTGCGCTGTTTGTGTAACATCACGGGATCTGGCGAAAGCCGAGGCGGCGGCCGCCCGGCTGGCGGCGGCCCATGGCGTCAAAACCATTGGCCTTTCCCTCGATGTCCGCGACGATGCCTCGATCGCGCGCATGGCTGATCAGGCGGCGGCAGCGCTCGGGGGCATCGATATCCTGGTCAATAATTCCGGCGGCGGTGCGGGCAAAAGCCTCTCGGTGCTGACCGCCCGCGATATCGCCGATATCCGCGATGTCATCGACACCAATCTGACCGGCACTATTCTTGTGACCCGCTGCGTGGTGCCCGGCATGATTGCGCGTGGCACCGGCAAAATCATCAATCTGGGATCAATCGCCGGACTGGTGGGGCGGGACCGCCGCATTTATGAAGGCGCGGGCATGAAGGGACAGCCGGTCGATTATGCCGCCGCCAAGGCGGGCATTATCGGGCTGACGCGCGATCTGGCGGGCTGGCTGTCGCCTCAGGGCATTAATGTCAACACGATCTCGCCGGGCGGTTTTGGTCCGCGCGACCTGCCGGCGGATTTCGTTGCCGGCTATGGCGACAAGACACCGCTTGGGCGCATGGGGCGCGACGGCATGGACATCAAGGGCGCGGCCCTGTTTCTCGCATCGGCAGCATCGGATTATGTCACCGGGCATAATCTTGTGGTCGATGGTGGTTTCTCGAACTGGAAATGA
- a CDS encoding Gfo/Idh/MocA family protein — translation MKTIGLVGLGSIGRRHARLLSERDDIALHVMDLSPAEIELARSECAGRIAGTHGTLEDLLATGLDAVVIATPHHLHVAQARAALAAGCHVLCEKPVSHSPEEARVLAADPNRAGKILSFGFHLHFHPALRRLKQIIDTKALGELVHLSCHVGSYQTLEFSRSRYQKDMFGALLLDYVHQPDLMFWLSGQKPLSVYATGARGGHKALSSDPDLISMLYSFGGNFSAHVHQNYLEHPEVHRYHAVFSGGSVLIDLLAGTLQLHDGSAVVDEGFKVDRDAVYRDEHQAFFDAIAGKRNAESPIEEAGISQEAQAAALRSLLSGLPETIPAI, via the coding sequence ATGAAGACAATCGGACTGGTTGGCCTTGGCTCTATCGGCCGGCGGCATGCGCGCCTCCTCTCGGAACGGGACGACATTGCGTTACACGTAATGGATCTCTCACCGGCGGAAATCGAGCTGGCGCGCTCTGAATGTGCCGGCCGGATTGCCGGCACGCATGGCACGCTTGAAGACTTGCTGGCGACCGGGCTTGATGCGGTGGTGATTGCCACCCCGCACCATTTGCATGTGGCGCAGGCCCGTGCAGCTTTGGCGGCGGGTTGTCATGTCCTTTGCGAAAAGCCGGTCAGCCATTCCCCCGAAGAGGCGCGGGTGCTGGCCGCCGATCCTAACCGGGCAGGCAAAATCCTCAGCTTCGGGTTTCATTTGCATTTTCATCCGGCGCTGCGGCGGCTCAAGCAGATTATTGATACAAAGGCGTTGGGTGAACTGGTTCATCTCAGTTGCCATGTCGGTTCCTATCAGACGCTGGAATTCTCCCGGTCGCGCTACCAAAAGGACATGTTTGGGGCCCTTCTGCTCGACTATGTGCATCAGCCGGACCTGATGTTCTGGCTGTCGGGGCAAAAGCCGCTCTCGGTCTATGCAACGGGCGCGCGCGGGGGCCACAAGGCGCTCTCTTCAGACCCGGACCTGATTTCGATGCTTTACAGTTTCGGCGGCAATTTTTCAGCCCATGTGCACCAGAACTATCTCGAACATCCCGAGGTGCATCGCTATCACGCCGTGTTTTCGGGCGGATCGGTCCTGATCGATCTGCTGGCGGGCACCTTGCAGCTGCATGATGGCAGCGCCGTTGTCGATGAAGGTTTCAAGGTGGATCGCGATGCCGTCTACCGGGACGAGCATCAGGCATTTTTCGATGCCATTGCCGGCAAGCGCAATGCGGAAAGCCCGATTGAGGAGGCTGGCATTTCGCAGGAAGCCCAGGCGGCGGCATTGAGATCGCTTTTAAGCGGCCTGCCCGAAACAATCCCTGCCATTTAA
- a CDS encoding energy-coupling factor ABC transporter permease, protein MHIEPGVVDGAKIILSYATGAAAIGLAGKLAKDAIRQDGGLSGLVIRTIFTSALVFCFFEIFPHHAVGVSEVHLILGSTLFLIFGAGPAMLGLAIGLLAQGLLFAPFDLPQYGMNVTTLIVPLYAMSLLAKRIIPAATAYKDVTYAQAFALSTSYQGGIVVWVGFWALYGHGFGAENLANVATFGAAYMTVIILEPLVDLGVLAGAKALHRFSGTGLFHKRLFQPAI, encoded by the coding sequence ATGCATATCGAACCCGGCGTCGTCGACGGCGCCAAAATCATCCTCAGCTACGCAACAGGCGCGGCGGCAATCGGCCTTGCGGGCAAGCTTGCCAAGGACGCAATCCGTCAGGATGGTGGATTGTCCGGCCTTGTCATCCGCACGATTTTCACATCGGCCCTGGTATTCTGCTTCTTCGAGATTTTCCCCCATCACGCGGTCGGGGTCTCCGAAGTGCATCTGATTCTCGGCTCGACCCTGTTCCTGATTTTCGGGGCCGGACCGGCAATGCTGGGGCTGGCCATCGGGCTTCTGGCCCAGGGCCTGCTGTTTGCGCCCTTCGACCTGCCGCAATACGGCATGAATGTCACCACGTTGATCGTGCCGCTTTATGCCATGAGCCTTCTGGCCAAGCGCATCATCCCGGCAGCAACCGCCTATAAGGACGTCACCTATGCGCAGGCGTTTGCTCTCTCGACGTCCTATCAGGGTGGCATTGTGGTCTGGGTCGGCTTCTGGGCGCTTTACGGACACGGGTTCGGCGCGGAAAATCTGGCCAATGTCGCCACATTCGGTGCCGCCTATATGACGGTCATCATTCTTGAGCCTTTGGTCGATCTCGGTGTGCTCGCCGGAGCCAAGGCCCTGCACCGGTTCTCCGGCACCGGCCTGTTCCACAAACGGCTCTTTCAGCCAGCCATCTGA
- a CDS encoding metal ABC transporter permease — MIDTLLLPFQFEFMRNALVISALVAVPAALLSGFLVLKGWSLMGDAVSHAVLPGIVLAYIAGIPLGIGAFAAGMICAVSTGFLTQNSRIKQDTVMGVVFSGMFGLGLVLYVAIQTDIHLDHILFGDMLGIGGPDIIETGLIALVVTGLIIFKWRDLLLHAFDPAQAQAIGLPVGWLHYGLLAILSLTIVGALKAVGIILAIALLIAPGAIAFLITRSFGRMLVVSVVVAVAAALAGVYLSFFLDSAPAPTIVLLMSGTFIVVFVYQGIAQQRVEARRAGT; from the coding sequence ATGATCGACACGCTCCTTTTGCCCTTCCAGTTCGAGTTTATGCGCAACGCGCTTGTCATCTCGGCACTGGTCGCTGTGCCCGCAGCTCTCCTCTCGGGATTTCTGGTGCTCAAGGGCTGGTCCCTGATGGGGGACGCGGTGTCCCATGCGGTCTTGCCGGGCATTGTGCTCGCCTATATCGCGGGTATTCCCCTTGGCATCGGCGCATTCGCTGCCGGCATGATCTGCGCGGTCTCAACCGGATTTCTCACCCAGAACAGCCGCATCAAGCAGGATACGGTGATGGGCGTGGTTTTTTCCGGCATGTTCGGGCTGGGGCTGGTGCTCTATGTCGCCATCCAGACCGATATTCACCTCGACCATATCCTGTTCGGTGACATGCTGGGCATTGGGGGTCCCGATATTATCGAGACGGGTCTCATCGCTTTGGTCGTCACTGGTCTGATCATCTTTAAATGGCGCGACCTGCTGCTGCATGCGTTTGACCCCGCTCAGGCGCAAGCCATCGGCCTGCCGGTCGGGTGGCTGCATTACGGGCTGCTGGCCATCCTGTCCCTGACCATTGTAGGGGCCTTGAAGGCAGTCGGGATCATTCTGGCGATCGCCTTGCTGATCGCCCCCGGCGCCATCGCTTTCCTGATCACCCGTTCCTTCGGGCGCATGCTGGTGGTTTCCGTCGTCGTCGCGGTAGCAGCCGCGCTGGCCGGGGTCTATCTCAGTTTCTTCCTCGACAGCGCCCCCGCTCCCACCATCGTCCTTTTGATGTCGGGCACGTTCATCGTGGTCTTTGTCTATCAAGGCATTGCCCAGCAGCGGGTCGAGGCGCGCCGGGCCGGCACCTGA
- the sitC gene encoding iron/manganese ABC transporter permease subunit SitC produces the protein MSVLIEPFTYQYMLNAMWVSALVGAVCAFLSAYLMLKGWSLIGDALSHAIVPGVAGAYMLGLPFSLGAFLSGGLAAGAMLFLNQRTRLKEDTIIGLIFTSFFGLGLFMVSLAPTSVNIQTIVLGNILAISPDDIMQLAIIGFVSLAVLLLKWKDLMVTFFDENHARSIGLHPTLLKIMFFTLLSACTVAALQTVGAFLVIAMVVTPGATAYLLTDRFPRLLVISVTIGTLTCFFGAYISYFLDGATGGIIVVLQTLIFLVAFFFAPKHGMLAARRRAAKALETGQ, from the coding sequence ATGAGCGTCCTCATCGAGCCGTTCACCTATCAATATATGCTCAATGCCATGTGGGTCAGCGCGCTGGTTGGCGCTGTGTGCGCCTTTCTCTCCGCCTATCTCATGCTCAAGGGCTGGTCGCTGATTGGTGACGCGCTCAGCCATGCCATCGTGCCCGGTGTTGCCGGGGCCTATATGCTGGGCCTGCCGTTTTCCCTTGGGGCCTTTCTCTCCGGCGGCCTTGCGGCCGGGGCCATGCTGTTTCTCAACCAGCGCACCCGTTTGAAGGAAGACACCATAATCGGGCTGATCTTCACCTCGTTTTTCGGGCTGGGCCTGTTCATGGTCTCCCTCGCGCCAACCTCGGTCAATATCCAGACTATCGTTTTGGGCAATATTCTCGCCATTTCGCCCGATGACATCATGCAATTGGCGATTATCGGTTTCGTCTCGCTGGCGGTCCTTTTGCTCAAATGGAAGGATTTGATGGTCACCTTCTTTGACGAGAACCACGCCCGCTCCATCGGCCTTCACCCCACCCTGCTCAAGATCATGTTCTTCACCCTGCTCAGCGCCTGCACGGTTGCCGCATTGCAAACGGTTGGCGCGTTTCTGGTGATCGCCATGGTGGTGACCCCGGGCGCGACGGCCTATCTGCTGACCGACCGGTTTCCGCGCCTTCTGGTCATCAGTGTTACCATCGGCACGCTGACCTGCTTTTTCGGGGCCTATATCAGCTATTTTCTTGATGGCGCGACCGGCGGCATCATCGTTGTATTGCAAACCCTGATCTTTCTTGTCGCCTTCTTCTTCGCCCCCAAGCACGGCATGCTCGCCGCGCGCCGCCGGGCGGCGAAAGCATTGGAGACAGGCCAATGA